ATCCTCTATGTATTTTTTACCCCATTAGTATTGGTAGGTAAAATTTTAGAAAACAATCATTATGAATCCATTGGAAAAGGCTTATTTATTTCAGGTGTAGTCATTGGAGTGGTATACCTCATTGCGCTTTCACGTTCGTTTATTAGTTTTTCAAACTTCAAAAAGCATGTGAAAAAGGAAGTTTTTGCCAATTCAATTCTTTACATTTTAGTTGGATTACCACTGTTCTTTATTGTGTATATCGTGCAAAAGCGCATGCTTAATAAAGATGTGAAAGAGGATGAAATCCATGATCCGTTAATCCAAGTTTCCAAAAATCAGAATTAAAATAGAGCTGTAATCAAATTGTTTGATTTCGATAAAATAGCAATATCTTTGCAGCATGATATTAGAAGAACCTATGACACAAGATACCACACAAAAAATCAAGCTTGATACCATCCATTCTGCTATTGAAGATATTAGACATGGTAAAGTTATCATTGTTGTGGATGATGAGAACCGAGAAAATGAAGGTGATTTTTTAGCTGCCGCAGAAAAAATAACGCCTGAGATTATAAATTTTATGGCCACTCAAGGTCGCGGACTCATTTGTGCACCGCTAACCGAAAATAGATGTAAGGATTTAGACTTACACATGATGGTTAGAAACAACACCGACCACATGGAAACGGCATTTACCGTATCGGTTGATTTAAAAGGTAAAGGTGTTACTACAGGGATTTCAGCAGCCGATAGAGCTTTAACCGTTAAAGCCCTTGTTGACGAAGATACAAAACCGTACGATTTGGCAAGACCAGGTCATATTTTCCCTTTAGTAGCCAAAGAAGGTGGCGTTTTAAGACGTACAGGACATACCGAAGCTGCTATAGATTTCGCACGATTAGCAGGCCTAAAACCCGCTGGTGTGATTGTTGAAATCATGAATGAAGATGGTACCATGGCAAGACTTCCTCAACTTATGGAAGTAGCTAAAAAACATGATATCAAAATTGTATCTATTGAAGATTTGGTTGCTTACCGTATGCAACACGATTCTTTAATTGAGAAAAAGGAAGATTTCCAAATAGAAACCCGTTTTGGTAGTTTTAGGTTAAGAGCCTACGAACAAACCACAAACAAGCAAATTCATATAGCTTTAACTAAAGGCGTTTGGAAAGCCGATGAAGCGGTTTTAACCAGAATCAATTCTACATTAGTTAATAACGATATTTTAGGTACCCTTACCAATAAAGCCGACGATGATTTAAACGCCATGTTCAAAGTAGTTAATGATGAAGGTAAAGGCGCTATCATCTTTATTAATCAAGAAGCACAATCCATGAATATTCTAAAGCGATTGGCTTACTTGAAAAACCATCAAGTAGAAAATGAAGTAAGCAAAGCTCCAAAAATTAATATGGATAATAGAGATTTTGGAATTGGTGCTCAAATATTACACGATTTAAACATTCATAAACTGCGCATAATTTCTAACACACAACAACAAAGTAAGCGTGTAGGTTTAATAGGCTATGGTTTAGAAATCACCGATTATGTAGGATACTAACTACATTAAATGTACCATATTATTTAAAGAGGCTGTTTGAAAAGTCTATATAATTTGATTACTTAGGTAGAGCCTGTCGAAATCCCTATTGTTTTGGTACATGGAGATATTTCGACAACCAAATTATGACAACAAATTTACTTTTCAAACGGCCTCTTTTTTTATTTTTTATTATTGTTGTCCGATAAAAAACAGAATTAGCTAAAAAAGCTTTGGTGTTGGCCTTTTTTATTGATCGCACTCTTTATTTTGAAAACAGAACCTCCTTATGGGTCAAAAAGGCTTAATTGCCCAATGTTTTTGGTTGTAATCTCTTCCCAATTAGCTTCTGGGTTTTTCAGGAATTTGAACAAATCGATATATGTCATCAAATGGTATCGTATGACGGACATCATATTGGAATAAGCCCAGTTTCTTTGGGCTTTTCTTTGGATCACAAGCATAATGAGCTGGATTATCAAACTGACCCAGATTTGTATTTCGATGGCATTTTGATTGTCTCCCAAAAAATACTTTAGCGGAAAGTTCTGTTTAAGCCGCTTGAACATCGTCTCAATCTGCCACCTATTTTTATAGATGTCGGCTATTTTGTCTGCATCAAGATCATAATTATTAGTGATGAACTCATAAACTTTTTGGTGCTTTTCGTGCCAAAAAGCGATTCTCCTCAGGGAAAAAGCGTTGCCGTTTTTGTCCGTAAGCCCTATTTTTTCGTCCTTTAGGACAGCATCGTCCACTTTATTGGAGATATCAAACTCTTCAAGGCTTGTATAGCGAGCATTGTCCTTTTGCCGAGTCACAAAGTAAACATCTTCCAGTGTCCATTTTTGGTATTGCTCATAATCCACATACCCTTTGTCAAAAACCACATAAGAGCCCTTCTTGAGTTCCAGGTCTTTTAAAAAGGTGTGGTCGTGCGTGGCCGCGCTTGAAAACTTAATCAGACAAGGAACGTCTTCCATGGCGTTTATCATAGTATGCATCTTGATACCTCCTTTCTTTTTGCCGTTGAGCGGGTTCCTTCCTACACCTTTAAGAATGTCACTAAATAGGGGGATGGTCGAGGAATCAACGATTTTAAGGTTCTTCACTGCAGGTTCTAAGGGTCTGCTGTCCGATAAAAAGCGATGGTAACGTTTGTAGAGTAAATGATAAATATCGGCAAATACTTCAGAGCTTCTTCTCCTGTTAGCATCTGACAAGGTACTGCGTTTTGGAAAGTCCGTGAGTCCTAGATGGTTGATCTTTCCCTCGCAGGCAAGCATAATACTGGAAACCTCACGAAGTGAGCTACAGCCACTGATCACGGTAAATACCATAGTGGCCAAATGCTCATAGGTGGTAAACTTTTTGGTATAGCGATCGCTGTTGTGCTTTTTGGCTGTCCGATGAACATCTTTGGGCAAAATGAAATTTAATACCTGTTTGATTATGGGGTGTCCGCTAAAGTTTTTACTTTTATTCATATCTTGGATGTGTGATAACTTCAAGATACAAAATAAGCGGGAAATCCTATCTTGGAAATCCCGCTTTTTAAATCTTTTATCGGACACTAATGATTTTTTATTATTGTTGTCCGATAAAAAACAGAATTAGCTAAAAAAGCTTTGGTGTTGGCCTTTTTTATTGATCGCACTCTTTATTTTGAAAACAGAACCTCCTTATGGGTCAAAAAGGCTTAATTGCCCAATGTTTTTGGTTGTAATCTCTTCCCAATTAGCTTCTGGGTTTTTCAGGAATTTGAACAAATCGATATATGTCATCAAATGGTATCGTATGACGGACATCATATTGGAATAAGCCCAGTTTCTTTGGGCTTTTCTTTGGATCACAAGCATAATGAGCTGGATTATCAAACTGACCCAGATTTGTATTTCGATGGCATTTTGATTGTCTCCCAAAAAATACTTTAGCGGAAAGTTCTGTTTAAGCCGTTTGAACATCGTCTCAATCTGCCACCTATTTTTATAGATGTCGGCTATTTTGTCTGCGTCAAGATCATAATTATTAGTGATGAACTCATAAACTT
This genomic interval from Tamlana carrageenivorans contains the following:
- the ribB gene encoding 3,4-dihydroxy-2-butanone-4-phosphate synthase, which codes for MILEEPMTQDTTQKIKLDTIHSAIEDIRHGKVIIVVDDENRENEGDFLAAAEKITPEIINFMATQGRGLICAPLTENRCKDLDLHMMVRNNTDHMETAFTVSVDLKGKGVTTGISAADRALTVKALVDEDTKPYDLARPGHIFPLVAKEGGVLRRTGHTEAAIDFARLAGLKPAGVIVEIMNEDGTMARLPQLMEVAKKHDIKIVSIEDLVAYRMQHDSLIEKKEDFQIETRFGSFRLRAYEQTTNKQIHIALTKGVWKADEAVLTRINSTLVNNDILGTLTNKADDDLNAMFKVVNDEGKGAIIFINQEAQSMNILKRLAYLKNHQVENEVSKAPKINMDNRDFGIGAQILHDLNIHKLRIISNTQQQSKRVGLIGYGLEITDYVGY
- a CDS encoding IS4 family transposase, whose product is MNKSKNFSGHPIIKQVLNFILPKDVHRTAKKHNSDRYTKKFTTYEHLATMVFTVISGCSSLREVSSIMLACEGKINHLGLTDFPKRSTLSDANRRRSSEVFADIYHLLYKRYHRFLSDSRPLEPAVKNLKIVDSSTIPLFSDILKGVGRNPLNGKKKGGIKMHTMINAMEDVPCLIKFSSAATHDHTFLKDLELKKGSYVVFDKGYVDYEQYQKWTLEDVYFVTRQKDNARYTSLEEFDISNKVDDAVLKDEKIGLTDKNGNAFSLRRIAFWHEKHQKVYEFITNNYDLDADKIADIYKNRWQIETMFKRLKQNFPLKYFLGDNQNAIEIQIWVSLIIQLIMLVIQRKAQRNWAYSNMMSVIRYHLMTYIDLFKFLKNPEANWEEITTKNIGQLSLFDP